From the genome of Chloroflexota bacterium:
GTTTATCGTAATGCGCGTGGTGCTTTATCTCGCGCGCGGCGCATCGCCTTCGATCAACACCTTTTTCAAACGGATGCAAATTGCGACGGCGATTTTGTTGGCGCTGTCGCATGGCACGAACGACGCGCAAAAGACGATGGGCGTGATCACGCTGGGTTTGGTTTCCGCCGGCGCGATTGATTCCTTTCAAGTTCCGCTGTGGGTCATCTTTCTCAGCGCGGCGGCGATCGCGTTGGGCACCTGGACGGGCGGGTGGCGCTTGATCAAAACGTTGGGAAGCAAATTCTTTAAGGTTCGCCCGGTGCATGGATTCAACACCCAAATCACGTCCGCCGGTGTGATTCTGAGCGCGGCATTGCTGGGCGGACCGGTGAGCACGACCCAGGTCGTTAGTTCCGCGATTATGGGCATCGGGTCAGCCGAGCGATTCTCGAAAGTGCGCTGGGGTACCGCCCAGCAAATCGTCATCGCGTGGCTGACGACGATTCCGGTCGCGGCGATTCTCGCGGCAATTTTTGCCGCTCTATTGAGGAATTGGATATGAGCTGGCTAGACAAACTGACTAAACCACGGCAAGACAATTTTGTGCGTCTGTTGATTCAACAGTCCGAATACGCGGTGCGCGGACTCGATGCGCTGTTGGAGTACACGCGCACGTGCGATGGGAACGCCGCCGAAAATGTGCGGCGACTCGAAAAAGAAGCGGACGAGGTGCGCCGCATCTTGGTGGATGAACTCAATCGCACGTTCGTCACGCCGATGGATCGCGAAGATATTTTCGCGCTCTCGCGCGCGATTGACGACATTCTCGATTACGCGTACTCGACTGTAGACGAGATGACCGTTTTGCACGTCAAGCCGAACACGCACATTCAACAAATCGTGTCGCTCTT
Proteins encoded in this window:
- a CDS encoding inorganic phosphate transporter, whose protein sequence is MPELSVALLILIALALAFDYLNGFHDSSNIVATMIASRAMNGQSALAITAIAHFIGPFLFGVAVATTLGHEILNDDQIKLSVVMAALLAAIIWNLMTWWFGIPSSSSHALVGGLIGAAVVESGFQVVKLAGLLKVITALAISPVIGFVGGFIVMRVVLYLARGASPSINTFFKRMQIATAILLALSHGTNDAQKTMGVITLGLVSAGAIDSFQVPLWVIFLSAAAIALGTWTGGWRLIKTLGSKFFKVRPVHGFNTQITSAGVILSAALLGGPVSTTQVVSSAIMGIGSAERFSKVRWGTAQQIVIAWLTTIPVAAILAAIFAALLRNWI
- a CDS encoding DUF47 family protein, giving the protein MSWLDKLTKPRQDNFVRLLIQQSEYAVRGLDALLEYTRTCDGNAAENVRRLEKEADEVRRILVDELNRTFVTPMDREDIFALSRAIDDILDYAYSTVDEMTVLHVKPNTHIQQIVSLLRDGANEVFLAMQRLKDHPNVAADHAQRAKALENRVESVYREALADLFNGPAEVDHIVEALKLREIYRHLSNAADRGDEAANIISDVVVKMT